From the Excalfactoria chinensis isolate bCotChi1 chromosome 1, bCotChi1.hap2, whole genome shotgun sequence genome, one window contains:
- the TCF20 gene encoding transcription factor 20 isoform X3 has product MQSFREQSSYHGNQQSYPQEVHGSSRLEEFSPRQQAQMFQSFGGGTGSGRRGAAGASTVMPGESSGHQSYQGFRKEAGEFYYMATNKDPVASGGQQPPQRRPSGPVQSYGPPQGSSFGSQYGSEGHVGQFQTQHSTLGGVSHYQQDYTGPFSPGSAQYQQQASSQQQQQVQQLRQQIYQSHQPLPQASSQSASSTSHLQPMQRPSTLPSSASGYQLRVGQYSQHYQPPSSSSSSSFPSPQRFGQSGQNYDGSYSVNSGSQYEGHAVGSSAQAYGSQSNYSFQTQPMKSFEQSKLPQSGQQGQQQQQHPPQHVMQYSNAASKLSLQSQVGQYSQTEVPVRSPMQFHQNFSPISNPSPAASVVQSPSCSSTPSPLMPGGENLQCGQGNMSMGSRNRILQMMPQLSPTPSMMPSPNAHAGGFKGFGLEGLQEKRLTDPGLSSLSALSSQVANLPNTVQHMLLSDALAPQKKSSKRSSSSKKADSCTNSEGSSQAEEQLKSPLAESLDGGCSSSSEDHGERVRQLSGQSTSSDTTYKGGNLERSNSSPAQGSQSEPSKLSTSPAAREDVASPDGKEAVVAVENAPKVNEKAVGVIVSREAMAGRVEKSGGQEKPAQDDVSTATQTPASASGAKEAGHAGPQPEAQGGAKGSKSGDNTNHNGEGNSQPSNAVVGSNFPVRTEPSKSPGSLRYSYKDNIAAGIQRNVGGFPQYPSGQEKGDFPGHSERKGRNEKFPSLLQEVLQGYHHHPDRRYSRNAQEHSGMAGSLEGAMRPNILISQANELTNRGLLNKSMGSLLEGPHWGPWDRKSSSAAPDMKQINLADYPIARKFEMESQSSHEGGALSERRSVICDISPLRQLVRDPGPHPMGHMGPEGRSGRSERLAPGLSQSVILPGGLVSMETKMKAHSGQIKEEEFEQSKSSVSLNNKKTGDHCHSAGIKHESFRGNASPGAAVSDSAPDYIPQQESRSTQLRRAPGRTGSSRGKSPSQFQDLADKLKMSPGRSRGPGADLHHMNPHMTLSERVNRGSLHSGYPQNSEGSSLAAAYHANARPHPFGDPNQSLNSQYHYKRQLYQQQQEEYKDWASSAAQGVIAAAQHRQEGARKSPRQQQFLDRVRSPLKNDKDGMMYLQGSSYHDTGSQDPGRCIMGSDSAQGKCTDLKHGSQKLQPHESGWDLSRQTSPAKSSGPLGAANQKRFCPQESDGHRREESTDLPKPSNAMLRLPGHEDQSPQNPLIMRRRVRSFISPIPTKRQPQDMKNSGSEDKGRMMTSTKEGADKTYNSYAHSSLSQDVGKPVAKGDSFKDLPSPDGRNCPAVSLTSPAKTKILPPRKGRGLKLEAIVQKITSPNIRRSVSTNSAETGADTVTLDDILSLKSGPEGGSVSAHGPEAEKRKGEMLSDQAGSASQDAASEITLARSSEEWQGNEDDKTKKDSSETASVSKEGTGSSAAPPPQKSGGQGRSDGSISGAGTLTFPDSKTISPSNAFTSEPNPKSEEKDGDVTNISPKPDGFPPKGYFPSGKKKGRPIGSVNKQKKQQQQQQQQQQLPPPPPPPPVPSQSSEGVAGGEPKPKRQRRERRKPAAQPRKRKPRRAAPIVEPQEPEIKLKYATQAVDKTDSKNKSFFPYIHVVNKCELGAVCTIINAEEEEQNKLVRGRKGQRSSTPPPSNVESKVLPTSTFMLQGPVVTESSVLGHLVCCLCGKWASYRNMGDLFGPFYPQDYAATLPKNPPPKRATEMQSKVKVRHKSASNGSKTDTEEEEEQQQQKEQRSLAAHPRFKRRHRSEDCSGASRSLSRGASCKKATTEGGSGGEKTPLDSKPSMPTSEGGTELELQIPELPLDSNEFWVHEGCILWANGIYLVCGRLYGLQEAVEIAREMKCSHCQEPGATLGCYNKGCSFRYHYPCAIDADCLLNEENFSVRCPKHKVRLLR; this is encoded by the coding sequence ATGCAGTCCTTTCGGGAGCAAAGTAGTTACCACGGAAACCAGCAGAGCTACCCGCAGGAAGTGCACGGCTCGTCCCGACTGGAGGAGTTCAGCCCGCGCCAGCAGGCCCAGATGTTCCAGAGCTTCGGAGGAGGTACTGGCAGTGGACGTCGCGGAGCAGCTGGAGCCTCTACAGTGATGCCTGGTGAGAGCTCTGGCCATCAGAGCTACCAAGgtttcagaaaagaagcaggagaGTTTTACTATATGGCTACCAACAAAGATCCAGTGGCGTCAGGAGGGCAGCAGCCGCCTCAGCGCAGGCCTTCTGGACCGGTACAGAGCTATGGGCCCCCTCAAGGGAGTAGCTTTGGGAGTCAGTATGGGAGTGAGGGACACGTGGGCCAATTTCAAACACAGCATTCGACCCTTGGGGGCGTATCCCACTATCAGCAGGATTATACTGGTCCTTTCTCTCCAGGGAGTGCTCAGTATCAGCAGCAGGCTTctagccagcagcagcagcaggtacaACAGCTGAGACAGCAGATCTATCAGTCTCATCAGCCTTTACCCCAGGCTTCCAGCCAGTCTGCTTCTAGCACCTCGCACTTGCAGCCAATGCAGCGTCCATCCACCctgccttcctctgcttctgggtACCAGTTACGAGTGGGTCAGTACAGCCAACACTATCAGCCACCTTCGTCGTCCTCGTCCTCCTCTTTCCCCTCCCCGCAGCGTTTTGGCCAGTCAGGACAGAATTATGATGGAAGCTACAGCGTGAATTCTGGGTCACAGTATGAAGGCCATGCCGTGGGTTCCAGTGCGCAGGCATATGGGTCCCAGTCAAACTACAGCTTTCAGACTCAACCAATGAAAAGCTTTGAGCAGTCTAAGCTGCCCCAAAGTGggcagcaggggcagcagcagcagcagcacccaccccAGCATGTAATGCAGTATTCAAATGCTGCCTCCAAGCTCTCTCTTCAAAGTCAAGTGGGACAGTACAGCCAGACTGAAGTTCCTGTAAGGTCACCGATGCAGTTTCACCAAAACTTCAGTCCAATCTCTAATCCATCTCCTGCTGCATCTGTGGTTCAGTCTCCAAGCTgcagctccaccccttctcctctCATGCCAGGTGGAGAAAATCTCCAGTGTGGGCAAGGCAACATGTCCATGGGTTCTAGAAACCGAATCCTGCAGATGATGCCTCAGCTTAGTCCTACACCATCTATGATGCCAAGTCCCAATGCTCATGCAGGGGGATTCAAggggtttgggctggaaggacTGCAGGAAAAAAGGCTCACAGATCCAGGGCTGAGTAGCCTGAGTGCCCTAAGTTCTCAAGTGGCCAATCTGCCCAACACAGTCCAGCACATGTTGCTTTCAGATGCCTTGGCACCTCAGAAAAAAAGTTCCAAAAGGTCATCCTCTTCAAAGAAGGCTGACAGCTGCACAAACTCAGAAGGCTCTTCccaggcagaggagcagctcaaGTCCCCCCTGGCAGAGTCCCTTGATGGTGGCTGTTCCAGTAGTTCAGAGGATCATGGAGAAAGGGTGAGACAGCTGAGTGGCCAGAGTACAAGCTCAGACACTACCTACAAGGGAGGTAACTTAGAAAGATCTAACTCCTCACCAGCACAAGGCTCCCAAAGTGAGCCCTCAAAACtcagcaccagccctgcagctAGGGAAGATGTGGCCTCCCCTGATGGGAAGGAAGCAGTGGTGGCAGTGGAAAATGCCCCCAAAGTGAATGAAAAGGCAGTTGGAGTGATCGTCTCCCGGGAGGCTATGGCAGGTAGAGTAGAAAAGTCAGGTGGACAAGAGAAACCTGCACAAGATGATGTTTCCACAGCCACTCAGACACCAGCTAGTGCTAGTGGAGCGAAGGAAGCTGGGCATGCAGGGCCACAGCCAGAAGCTCAAGGAGGTGCTAAGGGGAGCAAAAGTGGTGATAACACTAACCATAATGGAGAGGGAAACAGCCAGCCCAGCAATGCAGTTGTTGGGTCAAATTTTCCTGTGAGAACAGAACCTTCCAAATCTCCTGGCAGTTTAAGATACAGTTACAAAGATAACATAGCAGCTGGCATACAGAGAAATGTTGGTGGTTTTCCACAGTATCCTTCTGGTCAAGAAAAAGGGGATTTTCCAGGACACAGTGAGCGCAAAGGTAGGAATGAGAAGTTTCCTAGCCTCCTACAGGAGGTCTTACAGGGTTACCACCATCATCCAGACAGGAGGTATTCTAGGAATGCGCAGGAACATTCTGGGATGGCTGGGAGTTTGGAGGGAGCCATGAGGCCCAATATCTTAATTAGTCAAGCCAATGAATTGACGAATAGAGGCCTCTTAAATAAAAGTATGGGGTCTCTCCTGGAAGGCCCTCATTGGGGCCCCTGGGACAGGAAGTCCAGCAGCGCAGCCCCTGACATGAAGCAGATAAATTTAGCCGATTACCCTATTGCTAGAAAGTTTGAGATGGAGTCTCAGTCTTCTCATGAAGGGGGAGCACTCTCGGAGAGGAGATCAGTGATCTGTGACATATCTCCATTAAGGCAACTTGTCAGAGATCCTGGTCCTCACCCAATGGGGCACATGGGTCCTGAGGGCAGAAGTGGAAGGAGTGAACGTCTTGCCCCTGGCTTAAGCCAGTCAGTAATACTCCCTGGTGGTTTAGTATCCatggaaacaaagatgaaagCTCACAGTGggcaaataaaagaagaagagtTTGAACAGTCAAAGAGCTCAGTTAGtcttaataataaaaagacagGAGACCATTGTCATTCTGCTGGCATCAAGCATGAGTCTTTCCGAGGCAATGCTAGCCCTGGAGCTGCAGTCTCCGATTCTGCTCCAGACTACATTCCCCAGCAGGAGAGCAGATCAACACAGCTGAGACGAGCACCTGGCAGAACTGGAAGCAGCAGGGGTAAATCACCTTCTCAATTTCAGGATCTTGCTGATAAGCTGAAAATGTCACCGGGCAGAAGCAGAGGCCCAGGAGCAGACCTGCATCACATGAACCCACACATGACGCTATCTGAAAGAGTTAACAGGGGTTCCTTGCATTCTGGCTACCCTCAGAACTCAGAAGGCTCATCTTTGGCTGCAGCATATCATGCAAATGCTAGGCCTCATCCTTTTGGTGACCCCAACCAGAGTTTAAATTCCCAGTATCATTACAAGAGACAGCTATACCAGCAACAGCAAGAAGAATACAAAGATTGGGCAAGCAGCGCTGCTCAGGGTGTGattgctgcagctcagcacaggcAGGAAGGAGCCAGGAAGAGCCCAAGACAACAGCAGTTTTTGGACAGAGTAAGGAGTCCTTTGAAAAATGACAAGGATGGAATGATGTACCTTCAGGGTAGCTCTTACCACGATACTGGAAGCCAGGATCCTGGGCGCTGCATTATGGGAAGCGACAGTGCACAGGGCAAGTGCACCGACCTGAAACACGGTAGCCAGAAGCTGCAGCCACATGAATCTGGTTGGGACCTCTCTCGGCAGACTTCACCTGCCAAAAGCAGTGGCCCTCTTGGAGCAGCCAACCAAAAAAGATTTTGCCCCCAAGAAAGCGATGGGCACAGACGAGAGGAATCTACGGATTTGCCCAAGCCTAGCAATGCCATGCTCAGGCTCCCTGGCCACGAAGACCAGTCTCCTCAGAATCCCTTAATTATGAGGAGGAGAGTCCGTTCTTTCATCTCTCCTATCCCTACCAAAAGACAGCCACAGGATATGAAGAACAGTGGCAGCGAAGATAAAGGGCGAATGATGACGTCAACAAAAGAAGGAGCTGATAAGACATACAACTCCTATGCCCATTCATCTCTAAGCCAAGATGTTGGCAAACCAGTTGCAAAGGGAGATTCCTTCAAGGATCTGCCAAGTCCTGATGGTAGGAATTGTCCTGCCGTCTCCCTCACGAGCCCGGCTAAGACCAAAATATTGCCCCCAAGAAAGGGGCGAGGATTAAAACTGGAAGCAATTGTTCAAAAAATTACATCTCCTAATATTCGGAGAAGCGTTTCCACCAACAGTGCTGAAACTGGTGCAGATACCGTCACTCTTGATGACATCCTGTCCCTTAAGAGTGGACCTGAGGGAGGAAGTGTGTCTGCACATGGGCCAGAGGctgagaagagaaaaggagagatgtTGTCAGATCAAGCAGGGTCAGCAAGCCAGGACGCAGCTAGTGAAATAACTCTTGCGCGATCCTCAGAAGAGTGGCAAGGCAACGAGGATGATAAAACCAAGAAAGACAGCTCTGAAACTGCCAGTGTTAGTAAAGAAGGGACAGGATCCAGTGCAGCACCACCTCCTCAGAAGTCAGGTGGTCAGGGGAGGTCTGATGGATCCATAAGCGGAGCTGGAACTTTGACCTTTCCAGACTCAAAAACAATTTCCCCTTCCAATGCGTTTACTTCTGAACCAAACCCAAAGTCTGAGGAAAAAGATGGAGATGTGACAAACATTTCACCCAAGCCAGATGGCTTCCCTCCAAAGGgatattttccttctggaaagaaaaaggggagaCCAATTGGGAGTGTGAACAAGCAaaagaagcaacaacaacagcagcagcagcagcaacaactgCCACCACCCCCACCGCCTCCACCTGTAccttctcagtcttcagaagGGGTTGCTGGTGGTGAGCCGAAACCTAAGAGGCAAAGGAGAGAGAGGCGaaaacctgcagcacagccacggAAGCGGAAGCCTAGACGGGCCGCTCCAATTGTGGAGCCTCAAGAGCCAGAAATCAAGCTCAAATATGCTACCCAGGCTGTGGATAAAACTGACTCCAAGAATAAATCCTTTTTCCCTTACATTCACGTGGTAAACAAGTGTGAATTAGGAGCTGTGTGCACAATCATTAATGcggaggaagaggagcagaacAAATTGGTGAGGGGTCGGAAAGGACAAAGGTCTTCAACACCCCCTCCTAGCAATGTGGAGAGCAAAGTGCTGCCCACCTCAACTTTCATGCTGCAGGGCCCTGTAGTAACAGAGTCTTCTGTCTTGGGGCATCTGGTTTGCTGCCTGTGTGGCAAATGGGCCAGCTATCGTAACATGGGTGACCTCTTTGGTCCTTTCTACCCCCAGGATTACGCAGCCACCTTGCCCAAGAACCCACCTCCAaagagggccacagaaatgcaGAGCAAGGTCAAGGTACGGCACAAAAGTGCTTCTAATGGTTCCAAGACAGAtacagaggaggaggaggaacagcaacaacagaaggAACAAAGAAGCCTAGCTGCTCATCCCCGCTTTAAGAGGCGGCACCGCTCTGAGGACTGTAGTGGAGCCTCTCGGTCACTTTCAAGGGGAGCTTCTTGTAAAAAAGCAACCACTGAAGGTGGCAGTGGTGGTGAAAAGACTCCTTTGGACTCAAAGCCCTCTATGCCCACTTCGGAAGGTGGCACTGAGCTGGAGTTACAAATTCCTGAACTACCTCTTGACAGCAATGAATTTTGGGTCCATGAGGGTTGTATTCTCTGGGCCAATGGGATCTACCTGGTCTGTGGCAGGCTCTAtgggctgcaggaagctgtGGAGATTGCAAGAGAGATG